In the Wyeomyia smithii strain HCP4-BCI-WySm-NY-G18 chromosome 2, ASM2978416v1, whole genome shotgun sequence genome, one interval contains:
- the LOC129721027 gene encoding uncharacterized protein LOC129721027 produces the protein MESHRKKRHDKYGAVGEPDAPVRKCKKKNEKLDTVLKELAELKSSNVELNNELSKARETILSLQTSLNTPRSISSEINSVDFIDDVGPTSTQWQGTKGSAEMTRFMSSVKQMSVSAITVPECKPSCDGDVIGRHDFEIWKDLLIDTMKLAAVVDEATQFTVFKVKAGQRLLDIFRNTKSTPDAPNQDTHPFSNALWRLKTYFGSGSD, from the exons ATGGAGAGCCATCGGAAAAAGCGTCACGACAAATATGGCGCAGTTGGAGAACCCGACGCTCCTGTTAG aaaatgtaagaaaaaaaacgaaaaattggaTACGGTCCTAAAAGAGCTTGCTGAGTTAAAGTCTAGCAACGTAGAGTTGAATAATGAATTGAGTAAAGCACGTGAAACAATTTTATCGCTTCAAACAAGTTTGAATACACCAAGAAGCATAAGCAGCGAGATAAATAGTGTAGATTTCATAGACGATGTTGGCCCAACCAGTACACAGTGGCAAGGTACCAAGGGCAGTGCAGAAATGACACGATTCATGTCGTCGGTGAAGCAGATGTCTGTTTCCGCGATTACCGTTCCAGAATGCAAGCCGTCCTGCGACGGTGATGTAATCGGTAGGCACGATTTCGAAATATGGAAAGATTTATTGATAGATACAATGAAATTAGCGGCAGTCGTTGATGAAGCCACTCAGTTTACTGTGTTTAAAGTTAAAGCAGGCCAACGGCTCCTGGACATATTCAGGAATACAAAGTCGACTCCAGACGCACCGAATCAGGATACTCATCCTTTTTCAAACGCTTTATGGCGCTTAAAAACATATTTCGGATCAGGCTCGGACTAA